Proteins found in one Triticum urartu cultivar G1812 chromosome 4, Tu2.1, whole genome shotgun sequence genomic segment:
- the LOC125550612 gene encoding thioredoxin-like protein 4B, protein MGSVVLPTLRRKREVDTAIRDTLDKVLVLRFGRASDAACLQLDDVLAKASWDISKFATVALVDMDSEEIQVYVDYFDITLVPAIIFFFNAHHMKMDSGTPDHTKWIGSFSSKQDFIDVVEAVFRGAMKGKLIVSCPLPPERIPRFQLLFKDV, encoded by the exons atGGGGTCGGTGGTGCTGCCGACGCTGCGGCGGAAGCGGGAGGTGGACACCGCCATCCGCGACACCCTCGACAAGGTCCTCGTCCTCCGATTCGGCCGCGCCTCCGACGCCGCCTGCCTCCAGCTCGACGACGTC CTCGCAAAAGCTTCTTGGGACATATCCAAATTTGCAACGGTAGCATTAGTTGACATGGATTCTGAGGAGATTCAAGTGTACGTTGACTATTTCGATATCACGTTGGTCCCAgcaatcatttttttcttcaacGCTCATCACATGAAAATGGATTCAGG GACACCTGATCACACAAAATGGATAGGCTCTTTCAGCAGCAAGCAAGACTTCATTGATGTAGTTGAG GCAGTATTCAGGGGCGCGATGAAAGGCAAACTGATAGTGTCTTGCCCACTTCCACCAGAGAGGATACCCAGATTCCAACTTCTTTTCAAGGATGTCTAA
- the LOC125550613 gene encoding probable beta-D-xylosidase 7, producing the protein MAVLSHRDAGMVLQRLLLLLTASSLLLGVAVPALAADPPFSCGPSSTAATQGYAFCDATLPVAQRAADLVARLTTAEKVAQLGDEAAGVPRLGVPAYKWWNEALHGLATSGKGLHFNGAVRSATSFPQVSLTAAAFDDDLWFRIGQAIGREARALYNLGQAEGLTMWSPNVNIYRDPRWGRGQETPGEDPTTASRYGVAFVKGLQGNSSASLLQTSACCKHATAYDLEDWGGVARYNFDARVTAQDLEDTYNPPFRSCVVDGGASCVMCAYTGINGVPACANSGLLTNTVRGDWGLDGYIASDCDAVAIMRDAQRYAPTPEDAVALALKAGLDIDCGTYMQQHAAAAMQQGKITEDDIDKALKNLFAVRMRLGHFDGDPRANVYGGLNAADICTPDHRSLALDAAQDGIVLLKNDAGVLPLDRAAVASAAVIGPNANNAGLLIGNYFGPPCESVTPLKGVQAYVKDVRFLAGCRSAACDVADTDEAATLAGSSDYVLLFMGLSQQQESEGRDRTSLLLPGQQQSLITAVADAAKRPVILVLLTGGPVDVTFAKTNPKIGAILWAGYPGQAGGLAIARVLFGDHNPGGRLPVTWYPEEFTKVPMTDMRMRADPATGYPGRSYRFYQGETVYKFGYGLSYSSYSRRLVSSGAPNTDLLAGLSTMPSPAAEQGVASYHVEHIGPQRCEQLRFPAVVEVENHGPMDGKHSVLVYLRWANATAGRPKKQLIGFRRQHLKAGEKARLTFDISPCEHFSRVRKDGNKVVDRGSHFLMVDKHEMEITFEV; encoded by the exons ATGGCCGTGCTGTCCCACCGCGACGCCGGCATGGTGTTACAGAGGCTGCTTCTGCTGCTGACGGCGTCGTCGTTGCTGCTGGGGGTGGCGGTGCCGGCCCTCGCCGCCGACCCGCCCTTCTCCTGCGGGCCGTCCTCCACCGCGGCGACGCAGGGGTACGCCTTCTGCGACGCGACGCTCCCGGTGGCGCAGCGGGCGGCGGACCTGGTGGCGCGGCTGACGACCGCGgagaaggtggcgcagctgggcGACGAGGCCGCGGGCGTGCCGCGGCTGGGCGTGCCGGCCTACAAGTGGTGGAACGAGGCGCTGCACGGGCTGGCCACCTCCGGCAAGGGCCTCCACTTCAACGGCGCCGTCCGCAGCGCCACCAGCTTCCCGCAGgtcagcctcaccgccgccgccttcgaCGACGACCTCTGGTTCCGCATCGGCCAG GCGATCGGCAGGGAGGCACGGGCGCTGTACAACCTGGGGCAGGCGGAGGGGCTGACGATGTGGTCCCCGAACGTGAACATCTACCGGGACCCGCGGTGGGGCCGCGGGCAGGAGACCCCGGGGGAGGACCCCACGACGGCGAGCCGCTACGGCGTGGCGTTCGTCAAGGGCCTGCAGGGGAACTCGTCGGCGTCGCTGCTGCAGACGTCGGCGTGCTGCAAGCACGCCACAGCCTACGACCTGGAGGACTGGGGCGGCGTGGCCCGCTACAACTTCGACGCGAGGGTGACGGCGCAGGACCTGGAGGACACGTACAACCCGCCGTTCCGGAGCTGCGTGGTGGACGGCGGGGCCAGCTGCGTCATGTGCGCCTACACCGGCATCAACGGCGTCCCCGCCTGCGCCAACTCCGGCCTCCTCACCAACACCGTCAGGGGCGACTGGGGCCTCGACGG GTACATCGCCTCCGACTGCGACGCCGTGGCCATCATGCGTGACGCGCAGCGGTACGCGCCCACGCCCGAGGACGCGGTCGCACTCGCGCTCAAGGCCG GATTGGACATCGACTGTGGGACCTACATGCAGCAGCACGCGGCGGCCGCCATGCAGCAGGGCAAGATCACGGAGGACGACATCGACAAGGCGCTCAAGAACCTCTTCGCCGTCCGGATGCGCCTGGGCCACTTCGACGGCGACCCCAGGGCCAACGTCTACGGCGGCCTCAACGCCGCCGACATCTGCACCCCGGACCACAGGTCACTCGCCCTCGACGCCGCGCAGGACGGCATCGTCCTCCTCAAGAACGACGCCGGCGTCCTCCCGCTCGACCGGGCCGCcgtcgcctccgccgccgtcatCGGCCCCAACGCCAACAACGCCGGCCTGCTCATCGGCAACTACTTCGGCCCGCCGTGCGAGTCCGTCACGCCGCTCAAGGGGGTCCAGGCCTACGTCAAGGACGTCAGGTTCCTGGCAGGGTGCCGCTCGGCGGCCTGCGACGTGGCCGACACGGACGAGGCGGCCACGCTGGCGGGCTCGTCCGACTACGTGCTCCTCTTCATGGGGCTCAGCCAGCAGCAGGAGAGCGAAGGGCGCGACAGGACCAGCCTGCTGCTCCCAGGGCAGCAGCAGAGCCTCATCACCGCCGTCGCCGACGCCGCCAAGAGGCCCGTCATCCTCGTGCTCCTCACGGGCGGGCCGGTGGACGTGACCTTCGCCAAGACCAACCCCAAGATCGGCGCCATCCTCTGGGCCGGATACCCCGGCCAGGCCGGCGGGCTCGCCATCGCCAGGGTGCTCTTCGGCGACCACAACCCCGGCGGGAGGCTGCCGGTGACCTGGTACCCGGAGGAGTTCACCAAGGTGCCCATGACCGACATGCGGATGCGCGCCGACCCGGCCACCGGCTACCCCGGCCGGAGCTACCGCTTCTACCAGGGAGAGACCGTCTACAAGTTTGGCTACGGCCTCAGCTACTCCAGCTACTCTCGCCGGCTGGTCTCATCCGGCGCCCCCAACACGGACTTGCTCGCAGGCCTGAGCACAATGCCATCGCCAGCGGCGGAACAAGGCGTCGCGAGCTACCACGTCGAACATATTGGCCCACAACGGTGCGAGCAGCTCAGGTTCCCGGCCGTGGTCGAGGTGGAAAACCACGGCCCCATGGACGGCAAGCACTCGGTGCTCGTGTACCTCCGGTGGGCCAACGCAACCGCCGGCCGGCCGAAGAAGCAGCTCATCGGGTTCAGGAGACAGCACCTCAAGGCAGGAGAGAAGGCCAGACTCACATTTGACATCAGCCCGTGTGAGCATTTCAGCAGGGTGAGGAAGGATGGCAACAAGGTGGTAGACAGAGGGTCTCATTTCCTCATGGTTGACAAGCATGAGATGGAGATTACATTCGAGGTTTGA